The following coding sequences lie in one Negativicutes bacterium genomic window:
- a CDS encoding ribosome maturation factor RimP, with protein sequence MANHIESLVEEIVVKLLQDTNIELIDVEYVKEKDWYLRVFIDKDGGIEIEDCQSLSEQLEEKLDELDPISDSYYLEVSSPGLDRALKKDKDFQRHLGDKIEITTYAPINGSKIIVGTLKQYSAENLTIEVEENIISIEREKIAKVKLYLDF encoded by the coding sequence GTGGCTAATCATATTGAATCATTAGTAGAAGAAATTGTTGTGAAATTATTACAAGATACCAATATTGAATTAATAGATGTTGAATATGTTAAAGAAAAAGACTGGTATTTAAGAGTGTTTATTGATAAAGATGGTGGTATTGAAATTGAGGATTGCCAGTCTCTTAGCGAACAATTAGAGGAAAAGCTAGATGAATTGGATCCTATTAGCGACAGCTATTATTTAGAAGTTTCTTCTCCGGGGTTGGACCGAGCCTTGAAAAAGGATAAAGATTTCCAACGCCATCTTGGTGATAAGATTGAAATTACAACTTATGCACCAATTAATGGCTCAAAAATTATTGTTGGTACTTTAAAACAGTATTCTGCAGAAAATTTGACAATTGAAGTTGAAGAAAACATTATTAGTATCGAACGTGAAAAAATTGCAAAAGTTAAATTATATTTAGACTTTTAA